The DNA region AAATAATCAAAAAGAAAATGATTATTCCGATTTAGTGGGTTTAATCATCTATAAAAATGAAGGTTTAAGCAAACGTTTTTACCTAAAAACTGGCTCAAAAGAAATATATTTTTCTGCCACAATGAATGATGATTTGATCGAATTTGAAAATCAAAGAGTCAAACTGAAAGCCAAATTAGTCAATGATCGAGTTATATCTATAAAAGAAATAGAAATTACAGCTAAAGAAACTCAAAAAAGTGATAAAAACTCAAAAAAACCGACTAAGAAAAAATAGAAAATATCACTGAAGTTAATTTTAATTTCAATACACATTAAAGGCCTCTTTATGGGGTCTTTTTTTGTGCCTTTATTCATTGATTTTATTAAGATGAGGAAGCTTATTAAGTCATAATTAATAAGGATGAGAAAAAATGAACCGTAAAAAATTTATCTACTTAAGTTTATTAGCCTTGCCTCAAGCTAGTATTTGTTGCGCTTCAATTGAAATTAGACACCTACCCATTTTCTGTTAGTTGAGTTACTTTTAAACTGTAACCCTTCGTAAAGGAAATTAATTATGTCTAAGAAACGCCGTTATTTCAATGCTGACCAAAAAGTCGTCGCTATCCGTAAACATCTCCTCGAGCAGATTCCGGTCTCTGATATCTGTGATGAACTCAATATCACGACTACCTTATTTTATCGTTGGCAGAAAGAGTTCTTTGAGAATGGTTCTCGAGCCTTCCTCAAGGATAACGATAGTAATTTAAAGAACGCAGTGAAAGAAAACACACAACTCAAGGCCACGACTTCAGAAAAGAATGATGTCATTGCCGAACTTGTAGCGATAGAGTCCCGTTGTTTCTGTAAATTGGTGTTGACCAATTTTAGTTAAACAGATAGATAAACTCTTTTTGTAGCTATCCAGGTTTCATCTAATTCCATAAGAATAGCGGATGCTAATCTAAGAAGTGAAGCTTCATTTGGGAATATAGATACGGTTCTAGTTCGCCTGAGAATTTCTCGATTCTGTCTTTCAACCATATTGGTCGTTCTCAGTTTTGTCCAA from Lentisphaera araneosa HTCC2155 includes:
- a CDS encoding transposase is translated as MSKKRRYFNADQKVVAIRKHLLEQIPVSDICDELNITTTLFYRWQKEFFENGSRAFLKDNDSNLKNAVKENTQLKATTSEKNDVIAELVAIESRCFCKLVLTNFS